A window of the Radiobacillus deserti genome harbors these coding sequences:
- a CDS encoding CD3324 family protein, with translation MKQVRATDLLPEELLLEIQKYVDGEILYIPKRSEKHCKWGSRSGGRKYIDERNQDIRELFQNGTRIDDLADMYCLSPETIKKIVYSKQ, from the coding sequence ATGAAGCAAGTGAGAGCAACGGACTTATTACCGGAAGAGTTGTTGCTAGAAATACAAAAGTATGTCGATGGAGAGATACTGTATATTCCGAAGCGATCTGAAAAGCACTGTAAGTGGGGATCGCGTTCAGGGGGACGTAAGTACATTGATGAACGGAATCAAGACATACGTGAATTATTCCAAAATGGCACGAGAATTGATGATCTTGCCGACATGTATTGTCTTTCACCAGAAACCATAAAAAAAATAGTCTATTCAAAACAGTAG
- a CDS encoding FusB/FusC family EF-G-binding protein, with protein MEPFIRNDQFNYIKKQAQSIVNGHSTANDKGVLTAVKTMAMERSTQLFHELNEEQKKLLEPIVDIVNKEDSEQFLAVLKPYVIPFQEVREQTLKKLFPKVKKLKTPDLNKIDWRAISYLGWNDTGSEKKYLVLRDPEKEKLVGLQGSYKPLPNQKGICVICNHFEEVGLFVAQVKGNVQGTFTRRGNYICHDTEACNSRITSLDKLHDFMNRVRKKN; from the coding sequence ATGGAACCATTTATTCGCAACGACCAATTTAACTATATAAAGAAGCAAGCTCAATCGATTGTAAACGGACATTCTACTGCAAATGATAAGGGAGTCCTGACAGCGGTAAAAACAATGGCTATGGAACGCTCAACACAGCTTTTCCATGAATTAAATGAGGAACAGAAAAAGCTCTTAGAACCTATTGTAGATATTGTGAATAAAGAGGATAGTGAGCAGTTTTTAGCTGTTTTAAAGCCATATGTAATCCCTTTTCAAGAAGTGAGGGAACAAACTTTAAAAAAGCTATTTCCTAAAGTGAAAAAATTAAAAACACCAGACCTAAATAAAATAGATTGGAGAGCCATTTCCTATCTAGGTTGGAATGACACTGGTTCTGAAAAGAAGTACCTCGTGTTGCGTGATCCAGAAAAAGAGAAATTAGTAGGTTTGCAAGGGTCTTATAAACCTTTACCAAATCAAAAGGGGATTTGCGTCATTTGTAATCACTTTGAGGAAGTGGGATTGTTCGTAGCTCAAGTCAAAGGAAATGTACAAGGAACATTTACACGAAGAGGAAATTACATTTGTCACGATACCGAAGCGTGTAACAGTAGAATTACTTCCTTAGATAAACTTCATGACTTTATGAATCGCGTACGGAAGAAGAATTAA